Genomic window (Candidatus Methylomirabilota bacterium):
GACAGCGTTGATGGTCTGCCAGGCGATGAGCATGGCCATGACGGTCGTCTTGCCGGCGCCGGTGGCCAGCTTGAGCGCGAGCCGCATCAGCTCTGGATTGGCGTCGTTGTTGGCGTTGGTCAGGTGCTCCAGGAACCCCTTGCCGGCGCGCTCGCTCGGCGCTACCTCCGTCAGCCAGATCACCGCCTCGACGGCCTCGATCTGGCAGAAGAAGGGCCGGATGCCGGCGAACTCGTGGTGCCGCCAGTGCTGGAGCAGCCTGGCCGTCTCGGGCGTCACACCCCAGTGGCTCGGGTTGCCGATGGCACGCCACTGATCGACGCGGCGGCGCAGCTCGTTGATGAGGGGAGTGGGATCGTACTGCTGTGTAGCAGTCGACACGCCTGCGCCCTCGTCAAAGACAAGGCGCTCCTGTCCGGTACGGCGCTTGTGTTTCTTCGGCCTGGGGATCGGGGTGATGAACCGCGCTTCACGCCGAGATTCGATGAGCCGCCCGGTAGGCTGGCCGTCCGCGTCGAGCTCCCAGTGGCGGGCGGGGTACTCGTATGGCGAGTTGAGGATCGGCCGCTCGAAGAAGCTGCCGTCCAAGGTGGGATCATTTTGTGTATCAGTCCATTCCTTGTCAATCGCGGCCCGGCCCGCCACCGGGCGAAGCCCCATTTGCCCCGCCCCGCGCCGGCATGGGATAGTACCGGCCAGATAGCCCGCGGAGGTAGGCCATGGCCAAGCAAGGGTTCCGCGTCATCGACAGCGATCTCCACGTGATCGAGCCCCGCAGTCTCTGGGAGGATTATCTCGATCCCAAGTTCCGGGGCCGGATCGTCACCGTTCCGGGCGACTACGGCGCGGTGCGCGCCCATGTGGACGGCAAGGTCCTGCCGCCCTACGCCGACCGGCCGGAGCGACAGCGCGCGTGGTCGTTCCGTTATCGCCGCCCGGGCGCCGAGCGCCTGCATCGGGGCACGCTGCCCAAAGAGGCGCTCGAGGCCATGGACATCGAGGGCATCGACATCGGCATTCTCTTCCGGACGTGGGCGACCCAGGCGATCAACATCGACGGCCTGGAGCCGGCGTTCGCGGCGGCCATGAGCCGGGCCTGGAACCGCTGGATCGCCGACTTCTGCCAGGAGAGCCCGGAGCGTCTCAAGCCTTCGGCCCTGGTGCCCCTTCAGGATATCGACCTGGCGGTGGCCGAGGCCCGCTTCGGCGTGCGCGAGCTGGGCGCCATCACCCTGGTGCTGCCCTCCCACCTCGTCAACAACCGTCCCATCTACGACCGCTACTACGACCCCCTGTGGGCGGCGGCCCAGGAGATGGACGTCGCGGTGTCCTTTCACGGCAACCACGCGGTGTACGCCGAGCACCTGGCCAAGCGCTACCTGGACAACCTCGTCCTCAGCCACGCCTGCGGCCAGCCCGTGGAGATGATGCTCACGCTGGGGGCTGTGGTGACGGGCGGCGTCCTCTCCCGCTTCCCCCGGCTGCGGATGGCCTTCCTGGAGGGCAACTGTGGCTGGCTGCCCTGGTGGCTGTGGGCCCTGGACGAGCGCTGGGAGGCCTGGGGCGATCAGGAGCGGTTCCAGCAGGACGCCAAGCCCTCGGAGCTCTTCCACCGCCAGTGCTTCATCTCGGCCGAGCCCGAGGAAGAGCTGGTCAAGTATGTGGTGGCCGAGCTGGGCGACGACACTCTTGTGCTGTCCACCGACTGGCCCCACGACGACTCGCGGTTCCCGCACGCCATCGACGGTTTCCTGGCCGACGTCCCGATCCCGGCCGACAGCAAGCGGAAGATCCTCTGGGACAACTGCGCCCGCCTGTACAAGCTCGGGGGGAACTGAGCATGGCCTACGACCTGGTCATCAAGAACGGGATGGTGGTCGACGGCACGGGCTTCTCCCGCTACCGCGCGGACGTGGCGGTGAAGGATGGCCGCATCGCGGAGATCGGCAAGGTCAGCGGCGTGGCCGAGACCACGCTCCACGCCGACGGGCTGTTCGTGGCGCCCGGCGTGATCGACCTGCACACCCACTACGACGCGCAGCCCTACTGGGACCGCCTGTGCACCTCGTCCATCTGGCACGGCGTCACCTCGGTCCTCATGGGCAACTGCGGGCTCACGCTGGCCCCCCTCCGCCCCGAGCACCGCGACGCCATGCTGGCGACCTTCTGCTGTGTCGAGGACATTCCCGTACGGTCGCTGGCCAGCGTGCTCCGCTGGGAGTGGGAGAGCTTCGACGAGTACCTGCGCGCCATCGACGTGGGGCTGGGGCTCAACCTGATGCCGCTGGTCGGCCACAACCCCCTGCGGCTGAGCGCGATGGGCCAGGCCGCCTGGGACCGCGCGGCCACGCCGGACGAGGTCGCCGAGATGCAGCGCCTGCTGCAGGCCTCGCTGCAGGCCGGCGCCTGGGGGTGGAGCACCACGGTGTCGCCCACCCACGCCGGGCCCAAGGGCGAGCCCGTGCCCACGCGGCTCGCCGACGACGCCGAGCGCCTGGCGCTGGGACGGACCCTGGGCGAGTTCAACCGGGGCATCATCGAGATCCTGCCGCCGGGGGCCGGCAAGCCCGGCGAGAGCGACCGCGCGCACCTGCGCGAGGTAGCGGTGACGAGCGGCCGGCGGGTCTTCTTCCTGACCTTCGACGCCGACGCGCGGGGCTTCGTGGAAGACGCCACCCGGGAAGGCGCCCAGCTCACGGCGCTGCTGCGCGCCATCCCCTTCAATCCGAAGTTCACGCTGAAGAAGAGCACGTTCTTCAGCAACCTCGACGGCTGGGACGTGGTCATGGCCAAGCCGTTCGAGGAGCGGCTGGCCGCGCTGGCCGATCCCGCCCGCCGGCCCGCGCTGCGTGAGCAGGCCATGCAGCGCCAGCGGCGGCGGCCGGGGGTGCCGGGCCGGTTCGTACCCTGGGCGTCCATCATCGTCAAGACGGTGGCCCGGGCCGAGCACCGCCCGCTGGAAGGCCGGCGGCTCGTGGAGATCGCCGAGACCGAGGGCAAGCACGTGGCCGACGTCATGCTGGATCTCGCCGTCGCCGAGCGACTGGAGACGGAGTTCCAGCTGGTGACGCGGTCCGCCGAGCAGGAGCGCGAGCTGGCCGAGTTCGTCAAGACGGGCCACGCCCTGCCGTCGCAGACCGACGCCGGCGCCCATCTGAACACCAACCCCTGCACGGCGGGGGAGTCGAGCTACGTGCTCGGGGAATGGGTCCGAGAGCGGCAATATCTAACGCTGGAGGAGGCGGTGCGACGCTTCACGTTCCAGCCGGCGCGCATCATGGGCCTTCGCGACCGTGGCTGGGTGGCCGAGGGGATGGTCGCCGACCTCATGGTGTTCGATCTGGCCCGGATCGGCGTGATGGACGACGAGATCACGCACGACGGCCCCAACGGCACGCCGCGGCGCGTGCAGGGCGCCCACGGCGTGGACTACGTCATCGTCGGAGGCCAGCTGGTGCTGGACCACGGCAAGCACACGGGGGCGCTGCCCGGGCGGGTGCTCAGGGCTTCTTGAGCCGCACCTCTTCCAGCGGCGCCGACCAGGGGTACGGGTTGATCAGCATGAGCGCGGGCTCTTCCACCCGCGGCCCGACCCCGCTGGGCCAGATGTACTGGTAGATCGGCGCGATCCGCACCCGCTCGTGGACGAGCTTCTGGATCTGGTGCAGGAGCGCCTCCCGCTTCTTCTTGTCGGCCTCCCGGCCCTGCTGCTGGTAGAGCGCATCGATGTCCGGGTAACCACCGTACGCGTAGGTTCCGGTCGACGGGTACACCTCCGACATCCGCGACGCCGCGTTGCCGTAGAGCGCGCTGGTGCAGACGCAGACCCCTTTCAGTTCTTCGTCAGCAGGGCCGAGTAGTAGGCCGCGCGCTCCATCGGCCGCATCCGCATCTTGATGCCCTCGCCGCCGTCGAAGCCGTTGGGATAGCCGGCCTCCGCCAGGAGCTTCTTAGCCCGCGCCGGATCGTAGGGATCCGGCGCGATGGGCAGGGCTGCCCTGGACGAGCTTGCTTTTCGCCCGGTGGAAGCTGAACTTGACATCCTCCGCGGTGAAGGGGTTTCACCATCGCGTCGTGCAGGGCGTAGAGGATCCAGAACGGGGTGAGCGCGCCCACGAGCCTGGACGAGCCCTTTCATGGCTTCTCCTTGATCAGAAGAAAAAGGTGAGATTCTTCGTCAGCAGCACGCTCTGGTCGAGGATGATCTTGCGTCGGGCGATCTGCCAGCGGCCGTCCACCCGCCGCAGCAGATCCTCCCGCTTGCCGACGAGCACATCGGTCTCGGTCTCCACGCGGTTGCGATAGATCAGGAACCGGCTCTTGACGCCGACTTCGGTCGGCGACGGGCCCGCCGGTTGCGCCGACAGGATCTGGACGTTGGCGATCATGTGACAGATCCGGGAGGGTGGCTCCTCCGCCCAGTGCACGCCGGTGCGGAGCTGGCCGACCCGGCGGCCCAGCGTCGCCTTGCCCTCGTCGAACCAGTTGACGTCCGTCCCCTCCCGCGTGAACTCCCGGCCGCCCTCGCCGGCGGGGACGTTGCGGCGCATCGGCATCCAGTACCGCGCGTCCTCGGTGAAGAGGGCGAGCCACTCCTCGTACCGGCGCTCGTCCAGGAGCTCGGCTTCCCGATACAGGAACTCCTCGACCTCCTGCTTGAGGAGGAACCGGGCGAGCTCCGGGCTGACGGGGGCGTTCACGGCGCGGCCAGCTCCTTCCAGCTCGCCGCCTCCATGAGCTGGCGCCAGCGCCCGTAGAAGCCGCGCTGATTGTGCTCGCTGGCGTTGGCTTCCGTCACGTCGGCGATGACGCCGGGCAGCGCCAGGCCGTGGTCCTCGAAACGCGCCGTTGCCCGGCCCAGGCCCATCTCGTAGTTGTAGGCGTAGCGCCGGGCGATCGTCCCCCGGCTGGCCCCGTGGGCGTAGTTCCAGTTTTCCATGTCGTCCTGCTCGGTCAACCCCGCCGGCCCCGAGTAGCGGATGTAGTACTGGCGCAGGAAGTCCTTGACCTCGGCCGGCGCGTCGGCGTCGACGAGATACCAGCGCCACACCTCCGTCTGGTGCGGTCCCCGCGGATGCCACACGGCGAGCGTGCGCGGCTGGCGGGCCAGAGGCGACGTGTTGGGGAAGATGGTGCCCGGGCCGCCGAAGAGGCGGGCCTGGGCCCCGCGCCGGCGCTGGCGCTCCTCCTCGCAGCGCCGGAAGTACTCGGCCACGTCCGGCGCGTCCTGATAGGCCGGCGCGATCGGCGCATCGGGCGGCCGGAGGAAGACGATCATCGAGTGGCCGAGGTCGGGAAACGAGACGTCGAGCCAGCGCGCCTGATTCCGTTCCTGCATGTCCCGGCGGCCCTTGCCGCTGGGCCCGATGCCGACCAGGTCGACCGAGCGGTGGCTCACGTTGTGATAGCGGTCGCCCGAGAAGTTCTCGGCGGGAAACTTCCAGTTACAGGGAATGAGCCACTTGTGGACACCGCCGATCACCTCGGTGCCGCCCTCGCGGCCGTCCCAGGCGTCGAGCAGCAGGTCGAGGTAGAGCTTGTACCCGCCGAGGTAGTCGAGAAAGGCCGGGGCCTCGGGGTCCCAGGTCGCCCAGAGGGCGCCTTTGTAGTTCGTCATCTGCGCGACCTCGACCAGTCCCCACCTGGTCCGATCGAGCCGAGGCCCGTAGGCGTCCTTCGCGAAGGGCACCCCGACCAGCGCACCGTCGGTCCCGTAGCTCCAGCCGTGGTAGGGGCAGGTGAACTCGACCGTGTGGCCTTCGTCGTAGCGGCACACCTTCATGCCCCGATGCCGGCAGGAGTTGAGGAACACGCGGACGCGGCCGGCACCGTCGCGGCAGACGATGACCGACTCCTCGCCCATGGACGAGACGAAGAAGTCTCCGGGCTGCCGGACCTGGCTCTCGTGGCCGACGAAGAGCCAGGCCCGCGCGAAGACCCGCTCCAGCTCCTGCCGGTAGAGCTCCTCGCTCACGAAGATCTCCCGGCTGACGATCCCTCGCTCCACGTCGACCAGGCCGTCGAGCATCAGGGTCCCTCCCGCGCCACCTTGGGTGAGCACCGTCCCTGGCTTGCGGCTATCATGCTGTCCCGCACGCTGTCAAACGCGGGCTGGCCGCAGAGGCCAGCCGCCGGGAGGAGGCGCCGACATGCGCATCGGATTCATCGGGTTGGGAAACATGGGCGGGCCGATGGCCTTGAACCTCATGAAGGCCGGCCATTCGCTGGTAGTGCACGACGTCCGGCAGGAGGCGGCCAAGCCGCATCTCGAGCGCGGGGCCAAGTGGGCGTCGAGCCCCCGGGCCGCCGCCGAGGGTGTCGAGCTGGTCCTGACCTCGCTGCCCGGGCCGCCCGAGGTGGAGGCCGTCGCCGTTGGCGCCGACGGGATCGTCCACGGCGCCAGTCGGGACACGATCTACGCCGACCTCTCGACCGGCTCGCCGGCGGTCATCCGCAAGCTGCACGGCGTCTTCCAGGAGCGGGATATTCACATGCTGGACGCGCCGGTCAGCGGCGGCGTGATCGGCGCCCAGCGGGCGACGCTTCAAGTGATGGTCGGAGGCGACGAGGCGCTGTTCGAGAAGATCAAGCCCGTGCTCCAGGCGATCGGCAACAGCGTCAGCTACATGGGCGGGATCGGTTGCGGCACGATCGCCAAGCTGGTCCACAACATGATCAGCATGGCCAGCCGCATGGTCATCGCCGAAGGGTTCACGCTGGGCGTCAAGGCGGGGGTGCGGCCGGAGGCGCTGCTGCAGGCGGTCAAGGGGGGCTCGTTCGGTCAGGGCCTGGCCCTCAGCCACATGCTGCCGGACGTCGTGTTCAAGGGCGACTTCGACACGGTCCGCTTCGCGCTCAAGCTGGCCCGCAAGGATCTGGGCCTGGCCACCGAGCTGGCCCGCCAGTACAACGTGCCCATGCCCATGGCGTCGCTGGCCGAGCAGACCATGGTGGAGGCGATGGTGCGCGGCATGGCGGACAAGGACTCCACGGCGCCCTTCATGCTGCAGGAGGAGCGGGCGGGGGTGAAGGTCCGAACGCGTTAGGGACCGAGGACCAGCAAACCTTCTCGGCCAGCGGCTTCGGCCTGATTGGCGTCGAGCGTCACGAAGGTCAGTGACTCCGGGTCGTCGCCCGCCGCCACCAGAGCCGCTCCGATCTGGAGCGCATCCGCCGCCCGCAGGGGATGGCTCTCGACGATGCGCTCAGCCTGGCGGCGCACGAGGTCGAGGGCGCTCACCTCCGACCATCGCTCCCACACCTCGAGGATCGCCCGCCGGGCCGCCACGAGAGCCGCCGGTGCGGCCCCGGCCTCTCGTCGCCGGCGCGCGAGCGCGGAAAGCAGCTCGACACGCGCCAACGTCCAGACGACGACGTCGTCGTCCTCAGCCATCCAGCGGCGCACACGTGGTGTTTGTCGCTCGACCACGACCAGCGGAACGAGCGCCGAGGTGTCCCAGAACCTCACCAGCCCGACTTCCGATCCGCCCGCAGGGTTCTCAGCACGCCACCTTTCACGCGAATCGGACGCCAGCCCCGTAACCACTTTGCCGTGCCGCCGGAGCCTCGCCGGACGATGCCCTGGCGCTCGAGCTGGGCCAGGCGGTCGTTGCTGGACGCGATGGAACGTCCCTGGACGGGCACCAGGCAGGCCACAGGGCGGTCGCGCTCGAACACCAGCACCGTTCCTCCGCGCTTGACGTGAGCGAGATACATCGACAGACCGTTCTTCAGCTCGGCCACTCTGGCCTTCTTCATGTGGCCATGTTAGTCATGTTGATCGATCGGGTCAACCCTACGCCATCGCGATCACACGACGCGGCCCAGGATGAACTGAATGACATTCCGGAAGTGGCGTGGTCCGTCGCCCTGGGGATACATCGTGGCCATGACTTCCGCCTTTGCTTCCTGCTGGCGTTCGGGCGGAAGGTCAGCTGTCGTGACCCCGGCCAGGACGTCCCACGCCGCCGCGAAGGTCTCGAAGTCGAAGCCGAGCGTTTCGCGTTCGACGCGGGCCTCGATGCCAGCATCGGCAAGCTGCTGCAGGAAGGGGCTGGGGTCGTCCAGGGCTCCTGGCCCAACCCCGGGCACGGGCGGAGGGCCGCCCAGGCGCCCCGCCGTCTGTTGAAACAGCACGATGTCGCAGCTCTCTGGTCCCGCCCAGACGGCGGCGACCAGCCGCCCCTGCGGCCGCAGCACCCGCGCCAGCTCACGCGCCGCCGCGGCGCGATCGAGCACGTACATGAGGCTAAGCGAGGCGAGCACCACGTCGACGGCTCGATCCTCGAGCGGCAAGCTCTCGGCGCGTCCCTGGCGGAGGCTGACCTTGGTCAGGACGGCCGCGTCCATCCGCCGCTGGGCCAGCCGCAGCATCTCCGGGCTGATGTCCACGCCGATGACGTGACCGGACGGTCCGACCTGCCGGCGGCGCGCTCGGTGACCGCCCCGACAGGAACGCCGGCCGGCTACAATCCGGGCATGAGCATCGGCCAGCCGCTCAGGCGCAAGGAGGACGGCCGCCTGCTGCGCGGGCAGGGGCGGTTCACCGACGACTTCTCGCTTCCCGGGCAGGCGTACGCGGCGATGGTGCGCTCGCCGCACCCGCACGCCCGCATCGTGACCATTGATGCCGAGAGCGCCCGCACGATGCCGGGCGTGCTCGCGGTCTTCACGGGCGCCGACGTCCTCGCCGACGGCCTGGGCGCGATCCCCCACAACCCGGTGCCGTCCAACCGCTACGATCTCAAGCTCCGCGCTCCGAACGGCGGATCGATCTTCTTCGGCCCGCACGTGCTGCTGCCCGCCGACCGGGCTCGCCACGTGGGCGAGGCGGTCGCGATGGTCGTGGCCGAGACGAGAGCCCAGGCGGCGGACGCGGCCGAGGCCGTGCGCGTGACGTGGGAGCCGCTGCCGTTCGTCGTCGACACGGCGGAAGCGGCCGAGGGCCGGGCGCCGGCGGTGTGGGACGAAGTGCCCACCAACGTCTGCGTGGATTGCGCCTTCGGCAGCGACGAGGCGGCGGTGGACGCCGCCTTCGCCCGCGCGGCTCACGTGGTGGCCCGGGAGTTCCACGTGGGCCGCGTGACCGGCGCGCCGATCGAGCCGCGCGCCGCCCTGGGAGCGTACGATCCGACCACTGGCCGCTACGTTCTCTACGCGGGGAGCGGCGGCGCGGTCCGCCAGCGCCGCGAGATCGCCGAGGTACTCGGCCTGCCGCCTGAACGGCTGCGCGTCGTCTCGCTCGACGTCGGCGGCAACTTCGGGACGAAGAACCGCGTCTATGTCGAGTCGGGCCTGGTGCTCTGGGCGGCACGCAAGCTCGGGCGCCCGGTCAAGTACACGGCCACCCGGGCCGAGACCCTGGTGAGCGACTACCAGGGCCGTGATCTGGTGACCCGCGTGAAGCTGGCGCTCGACGCCGACGGCCGCTTCCTCGCCTTCAGCGCCGACAACGTCTCCAACGTGGGCGCCCGCGCCGTGTCGTTCTCGCCGCTTGGCAAGGGCTCCGCGCTGGTGACCGGCAACTACGACATCCCGGTGGCGCGGGTGCGCTCGCGCGCCGTGTTCACGCACACGGTGCCGACGCAAGCCTATCGCTCCTCCGGCCGACCGGAGGTGACCTACGCCATCGAGCGGCTGATCGACCTGGCCGCCGCGCAGACCGGCATCGACCGCATCGAGCTACGCCGACGCAATCTGATCGACGCCGGCCGGATGCCGTACACCAACCCCTTCGGTATGGTTTACGACAGCGGGCGCTACGCCGAGAACATGGCGCTGGCCATGCGCCTGGCCGACTGGGACGGCTTCGCCAAGCGCCGGGCCGAGGCCGAGGCGCGGGGTCAGTTGCTGGGCCGGGGGCTCGCCAACTACGTCGAGTCGTCCGTGGGCACGCCGCGCGAGCAGGCCCGGCTGACGGCGCGCCCCGAGGGCGTCGTGGACGTCGTCATCGGCACGCAGTCGGCGGGGCAGGGGCATGAGACGAGCTTCGCCCAGGTCGCCGCCGAGCGCCTGGAGCTCGACGTCGCGGCGATCCGCATCGTGCTGGGGGATACCGATGTGGTCCGCGCCGGGGGCGGGACCCATTCGGGCCGGTCCATGCGCATGGCGGGCACGGTGATCGCGCTGGCCGCCGAGGACTTGATTGCCGAGGGCAAGCGCGAGGCGGCCCAGGCCATGGAGGCCGCCGAGGCCGACGTGCGCTACGCGCGCGGGCGCTTCACCGTCGCCGGCACCGACCGCGGCATCGGCCTGTTCGAGCTGCCGGATGGGCTCACGGTGACGCGCGACAACGAGATGCACGAGCCCGTCTTCCCGAACGGTTGCCACGTGTGCGAGGTGGAGGTCGATCCGGAAACCGGCGCCGTCCGCCTGGCGCGCTATGCTGCGGTCGACGACGTGGGCCGAGCCGTCAACCCCATGATCGTCGAGGGCCAGACCCACGGGGGCATCGTGCAGGGGCTCGGCCAGGCGCTGGGTGAGGCCTGCGTGGTCGACCCCGCTACCGGCCAGACCCTCACCGGCTCGCTGATGGACTACGCGCTGCCCCGCGCCGGCGACCTGCCCTCGTTCCCGACCCTGCTGAACGAGGTGCCGTCGCCGACGAATCCCCTGGGCGTGAAGGCTGGCGGCGAGGGCGGCACGACGCCGGCGCCGGCGGTCGTGGCCAGCGCCATCGCCGATGCGCTGGCGCCGCTCGGCGTCGCGCACATCCCGATGCCAGCCTCGTCAGCGGCGATCTGGGCGGCGATACGCCGGGCCCGGGCGATTCCGCCGGACGGTCCGCGGCTCAGAAGGGCCTGAGCTCGACCTTGCGGAACTTCACGGTGCCGCGACCCCACTGAAGCGCGAACGGGCCGCTGGTGAACTTGGAGTCCCGGATGTCGACGGTCTTCTTCCCGTTCAAGACCACCACGAGATGCGGGCCGCGCATGGTGATCTCGTACGTGTTCCACTTGCCGCCCGCCTTCGGCCTGGGTTCGGCGACAGGAGCCACCTTCACGATGGCGCCGGTGGCGTACGTCGGGTCCGGGCGCTGGTCGAAGATGTTGGCCTCGTAGCAGCTCTCGTCGGTGATCTTTTCCGGATTCTGGCAGCGCATGAAGATGCCGCTGTTGGCGTCGTCGCTGGCCCAGAACTCCACGCGCATCATGAAGTCCCCGTACGAGTTTTTTGAGACCAGGTAGGCGGGCGTCTTGCCGCCCTGAGTGGCCTGGATCGCGCCGTCGGTGCCCATCCAGTTCGCTTCGCCGACACGGTTGAAGTTGTCGAGCCCCTTGGTGCCATCCACGAACGTGATCCAGCCGGGCTCGCCGCCGCGCATAGCGCAGCCACTGAGCGCGGCGACGAGAACCGCAACGACAACAGCGCGGAACGCCAATCCGTTCATGTCAGGCTCCCTTCACGTTGTTTGTGCAGCTCTCAGTCGCGGGGGACATGCCTACCCGATCTGTATTTCGGGCGGCACCTCCGGATTCATCAAAGATGCGCCACCGTCCGCACAAATGACCTGGCCCGTAATCCATTCGGCCTGGTCCAAGCAAAAGAGGGCAACGACGTTCCCCACATCCGCCGGTGTCCCCAGGCGCCCCATCGGTGTCCAGCCCCGGACGTGCCAGTTCCGGATCAGCTGCTGGGCCTGGTCAGGCAATGTGTTCAAGACGCTGTCTTCCGTCCAAGCCGGACTGATGGCGTTCACGGTGATCCTGCGCCTGGCGACAGCGACGGCGAAGTACCGCACGAGAGACTCCAGTGCGGCCTTTGCCGACCCCATGCCGACCCAGGGCTGCAGGCCGCCGGTTCGACTCCCGGCGGCGTAGGTGATAGCGAAGATGCGACCGCCGTCGCGCATCAGCGGGAGCGCTTCCCGAACGCCGACGAGAAACGCCTTGGCCTGAGAATCGAACGCCGTGTCCCACTGCTGCGGGGTGATGTCCAGGGGGGGTTGAAAGAAGGTCGGTACCTCGGGCCGCGCATTGCTCACGAAGATGTCGAGCTTCGCGTGCGAACTTCGGCGAGGGTCTCTTTCGCGGCGACATCGTTCTGGTAGTAGTGGACCGCGACCTTGACGCGTCGATCCGCCAAGGCCAGCACGATCCCTCTCCCGATGCCGCGCGAACCGCCAGTAATCAGCGCGTGCTTTCCATCAAGGGTCATGTGAGTCTCCTCCCGTTATTCGGGCTCGACATGATCTGGATGGGGGCTCATGCTGCCCGGGACTATAGCCTCCTGACCGAGCGGAGACAAGGCATCGGCCGCCAATTGACGCGGCCGCGCATGGCCCACCAGCGCCCCAACCGCCGATCAGTCGATGACCCGATCCGCGTGCACTGGGCCGAGCATCGCGGAGCGAAAGCGGCAAGCAGCTGGCCCCTGAGTCGGCCTATTGGCCATCCAACATCCAACCGTATTGCACGAGACGCGGTGCGCCGTTTACTCGGCTTACTGCCACTGCCGCGCGACGACCGTCGGCTTGATGTTCTGGTTCAGTCGGAAAAGGTTCGTGGGGTCGTACTTCTCCTTCAACGCGAGTAGCCGCTGATATTTGTCGGCGCCGTAGGCTGCCCGGACCCGCTCGGCCCCCTCGTCCCCTTCGCGACCCAGATAGTTCACGTACACACCGCCGGTCGAGAACGGTTGCATGGCCTCCCAGAAGTCACGCGCCCACTGCGTGCAGCGCTTCGCCTCGGCGGGATCGGTGCACAGCCCGAGGGCGACGAACGCGTGCTGTGCATCGCGCGCCGCGAACGCGGTGGTATCTCGATCGATCCGTCCCACCGCGCCGCCCAGCTGGTACTCAAGTAGCGCATGGCACAGCGGCGAGGCGAGCGCCGTGCAATGGGCGATCATGGTGTCGATCGCGTTGTCGCCGACATCGTGAAGGAAACTCGACTTCCAGTAGTGCTGCATCCCGGATGGATACGAGGCGTCCAGCATCGTCTGGACCGCGGTGTATGAGGTCGGCCCCAGCTGATCGACGACCGGCGTGCCAAGCTTTTTCAAGGGCGCCAGCAGGCATTCGCCCTCGGCCACGGGCCCGCAGTAGCACGCGGCGATCCCGGCGACCTTCGCGCCGTCTGGGAGCGTGAGGAGGGCGGCATCGACGGCCAGTTCGTCCGGAGCCGTGTGCGTCAACTCGCGGTACCGCTGGAGCACCTCCCTGGCGATGGCGAAGGGATAGAACACGAACCCGCCCACTACGGGACCGACGGGATGGAGCCGATACTCGAACGAGGTGACGACGCCGAAGTTGCCACCCCCGCCGCGCACGCCCCAGAAGAGGTCTGCGTTCTCGGAATCGCTAGCCGTGCGAAGCTGCCCGTCCGCGGTGACGATGTCGACGGACATGAGGTTATCGCTCGCCAGGCCGTACTTCCGGGCCAGCCAGCCCCAGCCGCCGCCGAGGGT
Coding sequences:
- a CDS encoding xanthine dehydrogenase family protein molybdopterin-binding subunit, which translates into the protein MTGRSDLPAARSVTAPTGTPAGYNPGMSIGQPLRRKEDGRLLRGQGRFTDDFSLPGQAYAAMVRSPHPHARIVTIDAESARTMPGVLAVFTGADVLADGLGAIPHNPVPSNRYDLKLRAPNGGSIFFGPHVLLPADRARHVGEAVAMVVAETRAQAADAAEAVRVTWEPLPFVVDTAEAAEGRAPAVWDEVPTNVCVDCAFGSDEAAVDAAFARAAHVVAREFHVGRVTGAPIEPRAALGAYDPTTGRYVLYAGSGGAVRQRREIAEVLGLPPERLRVVSLDVGGNFGTKNRVYVESGLVLWAARKLGRPVKYTATRAETLVSDYQGRDLVTRVKLALDADGRFLAFSADNVSNVGARAVSFSPLGKGSALVTGNYDIPVARVRSRAVFTHTVPTQAYRSSGRPEVTYAIERLIDLAAAQTGIDRIELRRRNLIDAGRMPYTNPFGMVYDSGRYAENMALAMRLADWDGFAKRRAEAEARGQLLGRGLANYVESSVGTPREQARLTARPEGVVDVVIGTQSAGQGHETSFAQVAAERLELDVAAIRIVLGDTDVVRAGGGTHSGRSMRMAGTVIALAAEDLIAEGKREAAQAMEAAEADVRYARGRFTVAGTDRGIGLFELPDGLTVTRDNEMHEPVFPNGCHVCEVEVDPETGAVRLARYAAVDDVGRAVNPMIVEGQTHGGIVQGLGQALGEACVVDPATGQTLTGSLMDYALPRAGDLPSFPTLLNEVPSPTNPLGVKAGGEGGTTPAPAVVASAIADALAPLGVAHIPMPASSAAIWAAIRRARAIPPDGPRLRRA
- a CDS encoding DUF1080 domain-containing protein translates to MNGLAFRAVVVAVLVAALSGCAMRGGEPGWITFVDGTKGLDNFNRVGEANWMGTDGAIQATQGGKTPAYLVSKNSYGDFMMRVEFWASDDANSGIFMRCQNPEKITDESCYEANIFDQRPDPTYATGAIVKVAPVAEPRPKAGGKWNTYEITMRGPHLVVVLNGKKTVDIRDSKFTSGPFALQWGRGTVKFRKVELRPF
- a CDS encoding FAD-binding oxidoreductase encodes the protein MADVRIIMNSGAEDVLREAAVAELKGRLRGRLLRAGDDGYDAARKIWNGMIDKRPALIARCAGAGDVITCVNFARDHDVVLAVRGGGHNVAGNAACDAGLMIDLSGMKSVHVNPGRRTARAEAGVTWGEFDHETQVFGLATTGGQVSTTGVAGLTLGGGWGWLARKYGLASDNLMSVDIVTADGQLRTASDSENADLFWGVRGGGGNFGVVTSFEYRLHPVGPVVGGFVFYPFAIAREVLQRYRELTHTAPDELAVDAALLTLPDGAKVAGIAACYCGPVAEGECLLAPLKKLGTPVVDQLGPTSYTAVQTMLDASYPSGMQHYWKSSFLHDVGDNAIDTMIAHCTALASPLCHALLEYQLGGAVGRIDRDTTAFAARDAQHAFVALGLCTDPAEAKRCTQWARDFWEAMQPFSTGGVYVNYLGREGDEGAERVRAAYGADKYQRLLALKEKYDPTNLFRLNQNIKPTVVARQWQ